A window of Phragmites australis chromosome 2, lpPhrAust1.1, whole genome shotgun sequence genomic DNA:
GAAAAACTTGGGCGCCGGATGCAAACTAACTCCCATGCAATTATCGTACTTGCACAGATTTCTCATCTTCTGATGATGTGCTTTAATTTGTTTCGCAAAATGCTCAGCTCAACTTCTGGGCTTCGACAACTTCATCCCACCGTTCGCCGCCACGAGCGGGGATCAGATCCTCAGCGGCGCCAActtcgcctccgccgccgccggcatcCGCGCCGAGACCGGCCAGCAGCTGGTGCGTGCCCTGAATCACCGGCAACTAATACAGGTCGCCAGTGCGCGAGGAAACCAACTGATCGTCACGCATGTGCGCGCgccacgtacgtacgtacgttgTTTATGCAGGGCGGCCGGATCCCCTTCGGGGGTCAGGTGCAGAACTACCAGACGGCGGTGCAGGCGCTGGTGAACATCCTGGGCGACCAGGACACGGCGTCGGACCACCTGAGCCGGTGCATCTTCAGCGTCGGCATGGGCAGCAACGACTACCTCAACAACTACTTCATGCCTGTCTTCTACAACACGGGCAGCCGCTACACTCCCGATCAGTTCGCCGACTCGCTCATCGCCGACTACCGCCGGTACCTGCAGGTGCTGTACAACTACGGCGCGCGGAAGGTGGTCATGATCGGGGTCGGGCAGGTCGGGTGCAGCCCCAACGAGCTGGCGCGGTACAGCGCCGACGGCGTCACCTGCGTCGACCGCATCGACAGCGCCATCCAGATCTTCAACCGGCGGCTCGTCGGCCTCGTCGATGAGTTCAACGCGCTCCCCGGCGCCCACTTCACCTTCATCAACGCCTACAACATCTTCAACGACATCCTGAACAACGCTGCCTCCTACGGTAATCGATCGATTATGAAGCTCGAATCTATGGCCGCCCAAATTAAGACGAGTGGCAGTACAGATGGTACAATGATTGGGTCCTTTGGTGTGTGTTGATGCATGGTGAGATCGTACGTGCGTGCAGGTTTCACGGTGACGAACGCGGGGTGCTGCGGGGTGGGCAGGAACAACGGGCAGGTGACGTGCCTGCCGTACCAGGCGCCGTGCGCCAACAGGGACCAGCACATCTTCTGGGACGCGTTCCACCCGTCGGAGGCGGCCAACATCGTCGTCGGGCGGCGGTCCTACCGCGCCGAGTCGCCCAACGACGTATACCCGATGGACATCAGCACGCTCGCCTCCATCTGATTGATAATAATTTCGTTGATTCACCAAGGGTGGCAACGGGATTAATTGGCCGTGCATTCATTTCTGTACAAGCAAGCGCttttatttgtaatttttgCGAATCCCACAAGGAGTCATATTTCAGTTTCTCATTGGTTTTTATAATACGCTGGTGCATTCCTGGATGGGCAAAAGATCGAAACAGGCCTTCTGCACCTTAACTAGCCGTGTACTCGTGTTCTGTCGAGACAGAGGGTCAAGGGATGTGGGTGACATTAATTGGACAGATAAATTTATTCGGGGAAATGTATTTATCGGATAAGAATTTCACATGATTACACCAAATATGTAGCTTCGTGCGTCATTTGTTCATGGAAACGTTTCCTGTACAGGAGTACTAGCATCTTGCCAAGCCCAACGAACAGATCAAACACACGCATCACATCAGCAGCAAATACACGGCAGCCTTCAGGTGTTTTCACCCCGCCTGAAACAATAGATACCTTCAGCTCACCGCACGCTAAACTAGGCCCTCTTGGCTTCTTTTTCAGCCTGCGCAAGTCACAGAAACTTCTCCGTCAGAAAAGGCGCCTCCAAAACCGTCGTCGAAAACTCTCTGAAACCCAAGGCAAATGACAAGAAAAACTCACCGCTCGGATGATCTTCTCCAGCGCGTCTGGCCCTCGAGTCTCGATGAAGCGCTCGACGGACTTGCGCGCGTCGAGGCTCATCATCTGCAGCACCCTCCGCTGCCGCTCGTTGAAGTTGGGGCTCACGTAGCTGCCGATCTTGAAGTAGCGCCGGACATGCGCCTCGTAGATGTAGGCCGCGCCGTTGAACATGGGCAGCACCAGCCAGCAGCAGAAGAGCAGCTTCATGTACGGCCACAGAGGGAACCTGAAAAAAGAAACGCACGCAGAGGAAGAAATCTTGGGGATTCAGCGTGCGACCACTGGAGGAAACGAAGAAACTGGACAGAGGGGAGTGGCTGAATAGCAGCTTACCACTGGAGAACTTTCCAGCATGAGAGTTCAAAGAGGGTGATCAGGGAGTAGAGGACCCAGTAGGTGAGCCACTGCTGATCATCCAGGGAAGAAGGGCTCTCTATCGCGCGCATCGATGCGtatctgttaattttttttcgTGAAAAAACTGTGTTAGAATTAAGGACAACTCGTTCGATCTTTCCCATGGTGCCGTGCTGATTCGTTACTTACAGAGGATAAAGCAGCATGATCCCTGGCCTGTCCGGTgcaaaacaaaaagaagaagaatgacATGATTAGACTTCACATGGATCAAAGAACACAAACAGTAGCACAAAGAATGGAACGGCCATTGTTGCCACAATTTATGTATCAATCTTGCCAGATATGTTGCACTTACCCAACAAGAGCATCCAAGTGTCTAGCAAGGGAACCAAGAACACCCATGATTCGTCTTAGCGACTTGCGAGCAGCTTGTTCCGATGCTTTTTTTTTAACCTCCTGCTCGTTTTGTGACGGTGTAGGTGACAAGGGACGCACAGATGGTTTTATACCTCTGTAGACAGTTTTTAATACTTCTacattagaggaggaggagaagaaagacatCCTTGCTGATACCATGCAAAGTCTTCTTTACTCTTGGTCCAAGGAAAGTAAGAACAAAGCAGTTGGAAAGGCCTGAAGCAACTGCGTGCATCACCAGGAACCTTTTCCACGGTTTCACCGTCAGAGGGCTACCAACGTGAAGCTGCAGAAGTTTAGAGGGTTCAAGCACTCTGCATCTGTCGTTGTGTAGCTCAGCTGATTAGCTCAAAAGCTAAGACTGATAAATCTGCAAACGGACCATGTTTCCATTCCAAGTGCTCACTTTATCCATATTTGGAATGGCAATGCACTAATAATGAAAAGGGGCTAGCATTAAAGCGAATATTGCAGGGATGAACAAAAGGGCTAGAATGGGACGACCAAGGGAGGCAAAAAGTGAAACAGACAGCTTTTTAACAACAAGGACAGACAATTGCAAATCAATCAAGAGTAGCAGTACCTGACAATTTGCTTGGTTGATACACAACTAAATGAAAGTAAAGTGCAGTAAATCTCTACTTTATTTTCAAGCTTCAAATAATACTCAGGCCACACAAATGAACTGATATACTAAACACATACTGTAAGAAATAGAATGCCCCCAAAATACTCGAGTAGTTACACTTTTTACAGATCAAATGTCCTCAAGCCTGTGTTAGATATGGCATGATTAATCAAATAATCAATAATCTTGCACATTTGACTTGggaaaattacaagaataaaAGTAATCCATCGATTGCTAAACTAACATGTTCAGAAATGTGGAGCTCTTGCAACTTTCCTGCGATGGAAGCTTCCGTGCTGGCTATTCAAATACCAAAAAACTCCAGAACTATAACTTGAACGAGGGCACCTGATTATTTCTTTCTTGCTTTCCACTATAATACAACTGAATTAATGTCATTATCGACTGAAATTTTAGTGGAATATAGTTTGGACTGATCATTCAGGTTTTGACCTGGCCTCAACATGGTTTTAGCTCCGGCAACCAACCCAGCCCTCGACCATGTTTCGACAGCTGGAACTGAACCTGAGATGGCCCTTAGATTGTAGTTTTCATTTCTTGATACCTGCACGGCAGCCCCTGCTACTCTATTGCTAAAATCAAGTATCTGAGGACCAACTGCATCGCTTAGTGACCAGCCAAGTGAATGGTTTATCATGTTTGGGTCCGTAAACGTAAAATCCTGTCTCTCTGTAACAAGTTGTCTCTTTGCAGGTTGCTGTTTAACATTATCCGCATAAGCTGTCCTACTGTTTATTTGATCTGCAAAGCCAGCACACTTCCTTCCATCTGTATTTGTAAGACTGCTAGTACAAGTTGGTCCAGTTGCTGAAATAGATTTATTTGACAAACTAGTTGTAAGAGAAGGACACAGTCCAGGAGAAGAGTTTCTGGACAAAGCATTCTCCGCGCCATAGTCAAAAAAGGATATGATGGGTGCAGAAGATAACTTTGCTCTGGGTATCTGGTATGGTTGGCGAATAGGAACAAAACTAGGATCATCGTAAGACGACAAAATGGATTTCTGATACTTTTCCTTCATGCTCGCCTTTAGCACATCTTGTGGAAAGGATGAAGATTGGTTCACTGCTGGACCTACAAAATTGTGATCTTCTTTACTCATGCGTGATGCAGGAGTGCACAAATGAGACTGTTGATTCCAAGGAATGCTCATCATATGAGGAGCATGTTGTGGCCCTGTATGGCTGATCACAGAGTTGGCATTGACCATGGATGCCTTGTTTAGATCATCTTGGCGAACAAACTGACCACCAAAATTCCAAGTGCAACCTTTTACGGTTGAAGAAACACTATGTATCGGTTGCAGCCTTTGGTTATGGAGACCATTGAAAGTAGTATTTTGCTCTGATAAAGTACTGTTGGGAATCCTCGCCAAAAAATCTGAAGAATCATTTAGATGCCCTCTTGGTGTCACAGAATCCTGAGAAAGGAACAATCTCTTTTGGGGAAACCGACATGAGATTGAGGAGGGGCGGTTTTCTTCAATGACAATTTTGTCAGGACATATTTTCCCTATGGTTGATACACTATGATCCTTGCTATGCTTATAAACTGAGACTGTCTTACCCATCAAACGCATCGTGGGTTGCTGCGGATTATAAACATCTTTGCCCACATAACAGTCTAGAATTGTTTTCCCATCTTGAGAATTGCTGAAGCCAATATTTTTCTGACCTTGCATAATATTGGCCATGCCACTCACCAACTGTTGTTTCGGGTATCTTACTGTGTTCATTGGTTGTTCACTCACTGTGTTCATTGGTTGTTCACTCGGAAACCTGTTTTCACCTGTCTTTAGATTGCTGGAGATCTCCAGTCTTTCAAGGCCAGGTAGCTTCATAAAAGCCAAACCAATATTAGCAGGACTGCGGACCGGGTGAAGTTCTGAGTACCAGCTACCCTGGTTCTGCGTTGATAATGGCGTGCATGCGCCCACAATTTTCCTACTCTCATGGCACACATTACTTGTAAAGTTACCAGAAGGTCTGGAAGTTGGAATGCATTCCTTGGCAGGCATACTTGTACATGAATACATGACATCTGCATTGGGTCTTGTGTTGACAACCCCTTGTGATATTGTGGAGGACAATACACTGACTTCAGATGAAAGATAGTTCTTGGATGCAACAACTGGACCAGAGATATCAGTGCTCTTCTTGTCACTAGCCACTGCATTTTTATGAGTTTTAGCTGCTTCAGTTCTGGTTCTCACAGCAGATGGACTTGTAGCAGAACTTGTGCCATGTTTCTTTATTTCCTGGGGGCAGTTTGTATTTGTATCAAAACAACCCAGTGGAAGGTTGCTAGAACCACATTTTGACCTCAGGTCAGAACAAGAACTTAAAGTAGACCTGTCAGTATATTTCAGCTGCATATCACTATGACACGTTTTTACCGTGCTGATGCTTTTATGATTTGGCGGACCATCGAGCTCAGCAGGGGAAGGATGACTCCTTGCTGCATCAttctgagagatgcatgttGACTTTTTCTGAGGAGTCCCTTTGTTTTTCACCAAGTGTTCAAGAGGAGATGGCATCTGTGCAGTGATGTCAGAAGCATGTATCAGTTTCAAGGGTACACTTTCTGGTATAGAATCTGGTCCGCTTTGATTTGTTACAAAAGATTCTTCTATAACAGTAGGAAGTTCATCAACTCTGGTCCCAAACATAATCTTGGAGCTTTCCAGGAGAGGGAGATCTCCAAAAATGTCATCCTTGGGAGGGTACGCAATATGTTTCACCACTTCACAGCCAGGATTTAGAGGACAACTAGTTGACCCGCTGATTTTTATGCTTCGCTTATTTACAAAGGAATGTGCTCCCTTTTTCCTAAGAGGGCTACTACGCATGTCACTGGAATTGTCCATTCCTCCTCTGTTCTGTTTATTCAAGCTGTTTTCATGAGTTGGCCTGTAATCCCGTGCCTCTTCCAGTTTTTTCCTCAGTGCAGGTTCTCTCCTTGTATGAATAGTAGAACTTCTACGTTTTCCCAACAATCCAATATGCAACATGTGTTGATGTAAACGAGATGTTGACGGGGGCTTAGAAGTTTTCTCCTGTTAATGAACACACCTTACTTATTGTGAGCTGAAAACAAGAAGCGAAGCTATATGGAGGAAAAATTAATATTAAGCATATGGGTCGTTGCTTGTAAACAAGACTTCGAGAGAACAACAATAGTGCAATCTTGAATTATTTACACTCTTTCCAACAGgtctcaaaaaattaaaaaacatgtTTGCCAATGGAAAAGCAAAGGTTGATAGAGGGTCGTTTGTTTCAGAGAACCTGAATTTTGAACATGTAACTGAACAACACTTCCAAATCATTATTCAACAAACTGTCGTATCAATAGACTCGGTCTTATAATGATACTGCCCCTCCTCTTGCGTTAATAAACCAAGAACAAACTCCAATTCCCATGTTCAGAGCTTCAAAAGGCTGAAAATAGCACATTCCCATGTTTTTGTTTTCTCACTGGCTAGTGCTGTCTGGGTATTGTCCAACACACTGCTAatactttttcatgtctacagGCACAAACACACTTGCACATGCACATTTGAACAAGCTCATCAATTACCAATGTATTTGTGGCTCCCTCTAAGACCTACAAGTCACCAAGCAAAAGCACAGGCACCCGTGACGCAAAGCCATACCTTGTTCTTCAGAAAGGACCTAAATTGGAGCGCGCGCCGCCGCTTCTTGGTCCTCTCGGCCGCAGCGCTCGAGCGAGATCCCTTCCTCTTAGTCCCCTTCCGCTCGGCCTCTCCACGCTTGGCGCCTGCCGAAAGCCGGGCCCGCTCCGCCGCGAGCTCGTGCGCCCACCACCGGGACCGCGGCGGCAGGTCCATCGGGGgcagctgcggcggcggctccccctcccccaccccgTCCCTACAGCCGCCGCCGAACGGGTAGCACTTGCCCGCGTCCACGGCCCGCATCCTCGCGGCGAACCCCCTGCGCCGTTAAGTCGCACATGTCAGACGCGCAAGCCCGGAAACACTCCATCCGCAGGAAAACCCAACGCAGGCGCCAAACTGGTAGAAGCAAGAGCGAGAGCCGGAGAGGTAGGCGCGCGTGCTTACCGTATGGAGAATGGCTCGGTGGCGGGGGCCGCGGCCATCCTGGCTTCCCTTCGCCCGGCGAGAGTTGGCTGGGGAGTGCGAATCAGCTCGGGCCAAGTGAGCTCgagcagaggagggggcgacgACCAAACGAGGAGGCGGAAAAATTACAAAAGGCACAGTGGAAAAGAAAGGGAAGAAAAGAGAGCGGGGTGTTGGGCCTGCCGGTGAAGCCAGTGAGGACAGAGGGCGTGGGGCCCAGGGCGCCGCGGATTTGACGTCTGGGCTCACCGAGTGGCCTGCTTTCATTTACTGCTCAGCCTCGTGAACCGTGTCTTCACCGGTTTGGTTCTCAACTAAATTGGGTAGGGTTatgtttattgaaaaattaagtgtttagttatttatatttattttaatatgttgtattgagttttttttattgattgattTTAAGACTGTATGAGTGGACGTAAAAGTTAAGTTTATGTTTAATTGATTGAATCTGATATTGTGATTTTGAGTTGATACTGACTAGTGAGACTGTCTGTATGAGTAGATGCAGAGTATGCATGCGTCAGATCAGATTACGGACTCTGAGTCAAAATAAGACTATATATTTGCACCTATCAGATCAGATTAAAACAGTAAATAAGGATAACTAAATACTCATCTATCTAAGATTATACGTATTCACTAAACCAGAATAGAAAAAGATTTAAACAACCAAACTCATCTAATACATCCATCCCACTCACCACCCCCATTAACGTGAATTTATCCTGTTATCATTAATTTAGTTgtattttgataaaatattgTATTTCTCTCACTGATATATGAAACCACTTATACCAATAATATGTGGATATTCAAAATGTAACTAAATTAGTAACATATAAACAATTTCCCCATTAATCCAGGGATTTCATTAACCAATCTTCCACAAGCATACTAAGGAAATCGGGAATTAACAATCATGTGgctcttctttttcatcttctcCATCAATTTGGTGGGGTCCAGCTCGACGAGGCAGAGACCTGTGATTTTCTTCCGTGGGGCTCCGTCGCGTCCCCTGCTGCGGTGGTGGACCGAGAAACCGAGGGGACCCGGGCGCAGGCGGCCTTGTCTGATCTTCCGGCTTCCCGAGCACATGTCAACCTGCTCGGCATGTGGAGCAAGTCAAGCCGGCTTTTTGGTGGGCAGCACGAGCGATACTGCGATGCCCAAGTTTTTTTTGGCTTACTCGCCCGCTTGACAGTGTCGGTTAGTAGTAGTGGCACTTAATAATCCTGCTGCCCCATGTGTCCTCGCTGTTGTGGAgttaaaaacataatttaagCATATTTGTTTTAGCTATACACGGCAAAAAAACAGTTTGCACATTGTAAATATTGAATTGTAAAAGTTAGATAGTGTCATTCAACAATTTGTCTTTCACCAGCTTCTGCAGATCCAATAACACAACAATCTAACTTTTAACAGCTTCTGTATATTATATAATCTAGATTTTACAATCTaatctatttatttcagcttgCAGATTACAGATTGCAATTCAATCTATTTATGATtacaatatgcacaaatatacCCTTAATAAACTCGTTTGAAATTCACAAGGGCAACATAAATGTTGCTAACAATCAGAACATATTTATATTTGTTAAGTCTACTCCGGCAAATTGCATGAGTCGAATAGTCTAGAAATTAGAGTAGTTGCCATCATACATGGTTGGCGAAAATGCAACCCTGGATGGAGGCATTTTCCTCGCCAGTTACAACCGATATTGCCTTTTGGAACTGGGATGAAGAGGTTAAACCACCTCCGAATCGGATTGATATTAGTCTCACATATCGGATCAAAGTTAGAGAAAACACACTTGGCGCCCTCAACCGATGGATGATGATTCAAACGTTGTTGCTTCAGCGGTGCTACCTCACCGCGCTCCCTTACCCTGCCCTCCCTGTCTGGTCTCCGACAAGGCCCCTACCACCGAATCTGCGATTGCTTGCTGCTATCTTTGCTAACTAGCGATACCGAGACCTCTTGTTGATGATTGGTAAAATGACAATACAAGTACTTATAATAAAATTGAGATACTTGGCTGTCAATCGATGTATCATGTAGAGAAAACCAATATGGCTCCTAAAGCTAGGTATGCAATCGCTTGCTGACGTCATTGCTAACTAGGTGATGATGAGACCTTTTTGCTAAGGATTGGTAAAATGACAATACAAATACTTATAATAAAATAGGGATATCTGGCTGTCAATCGATGTATTGTGTAGAGAACACAAGAAATTATACAGATTCAGATCTTCCGAAGGATAATAACACTACGTGATGTGTATAGCTTTTGTCTTGATTATCTTAGAACAAAGAATTACAAACGTGTGTCTTGCTATTCCTAGGATAATTGGCGAGTTTTTGGTAGTTTGCTtcttgagatgagatgagatgattTGTCTTGAGGGGTACCCCTACTCGGCTTATATAGTCGAGGGAGGGTGCTCATGTCCTACTTAGAGTCTGGAGCACTTTTTGACTTAGATTTTTACCAGGGCGACACCACCTTATGGGAGGGTGATGCATAGGCACccttctctcatctaaaatcaCTACTAAAAATAGCTACAATTAACAATAATTTACAAACATTAAACGCACATGCACCCTCCTCCTTTTGATGTTGGCTTTGCCCCTGATTATTACTTTACGAGATTTCCAAGTGGTTCTTTTCTTGTATGGGGATTCTTTCCATATAAAAGTAGATACTTAACTTGGAGAATAATATCGTGTCTTATCTATCAAGTAGCTTCTAGAAACATACCACACAGATGTTTGATATGTATACCATGTTGATTCTatcattaaaaatatatatcttaTTTCTCGTAATACATGGATTATTGATTATTTAGTTCTTAAGACCTCTCTTTTGTCATCCACCACCACTCACCACCGATCCTACACCATAATGGCCAACGACACCCCTCACCTACCACTTGACACCACCACCACATATCCTACACCACAACGCCCAACGGTGCCCTTGCCGCTACCTCAGGCTGGTCTCCTAGGGCCATCCCTCTAAACCCAAGAAACCCCCTCCCCAACTCTAGCCTCACTAGCCAGCTAGCCACGTAAGAAAAGCTTGAGTGTAACAGCGTCCGTGGTGTGGACGGAACAAGAGGCgcgattttatttttaaaattgaagTCAAAGAGATCTCTGCCATATTTGTATGCCAAAAAAAACTCTGAAATCATCTGCCATATTTTCTGAGCCAGTAAACCCACAATACAATATAAAAAACAAGGAGGCACACGATTTTCGGTCAACTACAGTAGAAACCCGCTACCAAAGTACCAATAACGAGGTAGCTTTTATTTTTTCCGAGCGGCGGATGTTGGATGTAAATGCTTGGACCTTGGTGTCTCGACATTTCGTGGATCGCAGCCTAACATTTCAGAGCCCAGTGTACAGAGCCACAGGTTCAGGTTTGGGTCTATCAAAAGTTATGGTACACGAAAGGACTGTACAGCGTACGAGTGTATTACCTAGACcagttaaaaaataaactaatctATATGCTGAGTCTAGAAAATCTTCTTAACATATAGTGATTTTCTTGAAaataattattataatattcATACCTTATTTGATAAGTCATCTTACAAAAGACCTTAAGTgcagaagaatcaaataaaactctCCAGCGGATCCTAAGtatagtcttcatcttcatcgataacTAAAAAAAATCGATGTAGAATACCTTCCTAAAATACATCATTCATTAAGTCTTACAATTTTGTCCAACTGAGTGCTTGATGAtagtaagtgtgagcacatgttatactcagcaagttgtgaagaaaTAGTATGTATATGAAGACTTTATTAAGAATATAGCTAAATGACTCTTTtacataaaataatatttaagtaaaatgatttaaaaacaataataattaagtaaatAGCAAACCACACCAAGATTCCACCCATCTTGACCTAACCAACTGatcacctcaaccaaagttctaaccaccaaggttgaacaataaacacctcaaccatggctcctaCTATCAAAGTTCAACTACAGACAAACCACCTCAACAACGATTTCCACTATCGTGATTGACCtacacctcaactatggttcccACCGCCACAGTTGACCACACTAACTAAAtcatcaagttataattatggtatgaTTTTCTATGCCGCTCATGATCGTAAGCACGactgaatatttagttttaactcTAAAGAGGTTGAAT
This region includes:
- the LOC133908646 gene encoding uncharacterized protein LOC133908646 → MAAAPATEPFSIRGFAARMRAVDAGKCYPFGGGCRDGVGEGEPPPQLPPMDLPPRSRWWAHELAAERARLSAGAKRGEAERKGTKRKGSRSSAAAERTKKRRRALQFRSFLKNKEKTSKPPSTSRLHQHMLHIGLLGKRRSSTIHTRREPALRKKLEEARDYRPTHENSLNKQNRGGMDNSSDMRSSPLRKKGAHSFVNKRSIKISGSTSCPLNPGCEVVKHIAYPPKDDIFGDLPLLESSKIMFGTRVDELPTVIEESFVTNQSGPDSIPESVPLKLIHASDITAQMPSPLEHLVKNKGTPQKKSTCISQNDAARSHPSPAELDGPPNHKSISTVKTCHSDMQLKYTDRSTLSSCSDLRSKCGSSNLPLGCFDTNTNCPQEIKKHGTSSATSPSAVRTRTEAAKTHKNAVASDKKSTDISGPVVASKNYLSSEVSVLSSTISQGVVNTRPNADVMYSCTSMPAKECIPTSRPSGNFTSNVCHESRKIVGACTPLSTQNQGSWYSELHPVRSPANIGLAFMKLPGLERLEISSNLKTGENRFPSEQPMNTVSEQPMNTVRYPKQQLVSGMANIMQGQKNIGFSNSQDGKTILDCYVGKDVYNPQQPTMRLMGKTVSVYKHSKDHSVSTIGKICPDKIVIEENRPSSISCRFPQKRLFLSQDSVTPRGHLNDSSDFLARIPNSTLSEQNTTFNGLHNQRLQPIHSVSSTVKGCTWNFGGQFVRQDDLNKASMVNANSVISHTGPQHAPHMMSIPWNQQSHLCTPASRMSKEDHNFVGPAVNQSSSFPQDVLKASMKEKYQKSILSSYDDPSFVPIRQPYQIPRAKLSSAPIISFFDYGAENALSRNSSPGLCPSLTTSLSNKSISATGPTCTSSLTNTDGRKCAGFADQINSRTAYADNVKQQPAKRQLVTERQDFTFTDPNMINHSLGWSLSDAVGPQILDFSNRVAGAAVQVSRNENYNLRAISGSVPAVETWSRAGLVAGAKTMLRPGQNLNDQSKLYSTKISVDNDINSVVL
- the LOC133908645 gene encoding HVA22-like protein f, with translation MVSARMSFFSSSSNVEVLKTVYRGIKPSVRPLSPTPSQNEQEVKKKASEQAARKSLRRIMGVLGSLARHLDALVGPGIMLLYPLYASMRAIESPSSLDDQQWLTYWVLYSLITLFELSCWKVLQWFPLWPYMKLLFCCWLVLPMFNGAAYIYEAHVRRYFKIGSYVSPNFNERQRRVLQMMSLDARKSVERFIETRGPDALEKIIRAAEKEAKRA
- the LOC133908644 gene encoding GDSL esterase/lipase At5g45670-like, whose protein sequence is MEVRRLLCVVAAVSWALAVARCDPQVPCYFIFGDSLVDNGNNNYIVSLARANYPPYGIDFAGGPSGRFTNGLTTVDVIAQLLGFDNFIPPFAATSGDQILSGANFASAAAGIRAETGQQLGGRIPFGGQVQNYQTAVQALVNILGDQDTASDHLSRCIFSVGMGSNDYLNNYFMPVFYNTGSRYTPDQFADSLIADYRRYLQVLYNYGARKVVMIGVGQVGCSPNELARYSADGVTCVDRIDSAIQIFNRRLVGLVDEFNALPGAHFTFINAYNIFNDILNNAASYGFTVTNAGCCGVGRNNGQVTCLPYQAPCANRDQHIFWDAFHPSEAANIVVGRRSYRAESPNDVYPMDISTLASI